Proteins from a single region of Electrophorus electricus isolate fEleEle1 chromosome 5, fEleEle1.pri, whole genome shotgun sequence:
- the ino80c gene encoding INO80 complex subunit C produces MAAPFTTGTSITGEISSAATGNVKFLTVASTAQARGKKRAASPAVHPAPQSNNSNSKRKKLQSAVGPNQSQVAPFDSADVRLVTAVDVTVPVAEPVGKRLSFKDPGFVHSGIGGAAAGKKNRTWKNLKQIQAVERALPWNISHPSYYNIDAPPSLKPPKKYSDISGLPANYTDPQTKLRFTSSEEFSYIRLLPSDVVAGYLALRKASCVVP; encoded by the exons ATGGCTGCACCGTTCACAACAGGAACATCTATCACCGGAGAGATAAGTTCGGCGGCCACCGGAAACGTTAAATTTTTAACAGTTGCATCAACCGCTCAGGCGAGAGGCAAGAAAAGAGCCGCTAGTCCAGCCGTCCACCCAGCGCCGCAATCCAACAACAGTaacagcaaaaggaaaaaactgcaGTCAGCTGTAGGGCCTAACCAAAGCCAG GTTGCGCCGTTTGATTCAGCAGATGTAAGGTTGGTTACTGCAGTAGATGTCACTGTGCCGGTTGCAGAACCTGTTGGCAAGCGTCTGTCTTTTAAAGATCCCGGCTTTGTG CACTCCGGTATCGGAGGGGCGGCGGCAGGGAAGAAGAACCGGACATGGAAGAACCTGAAGCAGATTCAGGCAGTGGAGAGAGCACTGCCCTGGAACATCAGCCATCCCAGCT ATTATAATATAGATGCACCACCTTCCCTGAAGCCTCCTAAGAAGTACTCTGATATTTCAGGCTTACCG GCAAACTACACAGACCCTCAAACTAAACTACGCTTCACCTCATCTGAAGAGTTCTCATACATCCGCCTGCTACCCTCGGACGTGGTGGCGGGATACCTGGCCCTGCGAAAGGCCTCCTGCGTAGTGCCTTAA